The proteins below come from a single Mya arenaria isolate MELC-2E11 chromosome 6, ASM2691426v1 genomic window:
- the LOC128238915 gene encoding inosine-uridine preferring nucleoside hydrolase-like isoform X2, whose product MIYHICSLRGHHNFNVHFMFKGEMKRKLIIDVDTGVDDAQAIMLALSQPEIDVLAITCVSGNVHLDLVCTNTLKVLAACGRLDIPVYRGADRALVGGNFRSTHCHGDDGLGDAETQVDISGFQIQKEHAVDTILRLVNQYPGEITLVTLAPLTNIALALRMDPSLGQKLAAVTIMGGNSQGRGNITLCGEFNFAVDPDAAYTVLHELNVPPTVVPWDANLCETTCYPWDWFDRWIETDTPKGHFMKAFVQTPAQRERETMPFYRSCDLNAMATVIDPEVIAQKQEVFVTVELAGNYTRGMMVVDWNGRLGKSPNIVLAAALDTQRARIHFERMLISSSEHT is encoded by the exons atgatatatcatatatgtaGTCTTCG CGGTCACCACAACTTTAATGTTCATTTCATGTTCAAG GGAGAAATGAAGCGTAAGCTTATCATAGACGTCGACACGGGTGTGGACGACGCGCAAGCTATCATGTTGGCGCTCTCCCAACCGGAAATAGATGTTTTGGCCATCACGTGCGTTTCCGGAAATGTGCACTTGGACCTGGTGTGCACCAACACGCTCAAAGTCCTTGCCGCTTGTGGGCGTCTGGAT ATTCCTGTGTACCGAGGTGCTGATAGAGCGCTGGTCGGGGGGAACTTCCGGTCAACCCATTGCCATGGTGACGACGGTCTTGGAGACGCGGAAACTCAAGTGGACATTTCCGGATTCCAGATACAGAAGGAACATGCCGTCGACACCATACTTAGACTTGTTAACCAATACCCAG gTGAAATAACCCTGGTGACCCTCGCCCCATTAACCAACATCGCTCTTGCTTTGAGGATGGACCCCAGCCTTGGACAGAAATTGGCAGCAGTCACTATCATGGGCGGAAATAGCCAGG GGCGTGGTAACATAACGTTGTGCGGCGAATTCAACTTTGCGGTTGACCCAGACGCCGCATACACGGTTCTGCACGAGTTGAACGTGCCTCCCACTGTAGTGCCTTGGGATGCCAACTTGTGTGAGACCACATGTTACCCTTGG gattggTTTGATAGATGGATAGAGACGGACACCCCCAAGGGACACTTTATGAAAGCATTCGTCCAGACTCCAGCACAACGTGAACGCGAAACTATGCCGTTTTACCGGTCATGTGACCTCAATGCCATGGCAACTGTGATTGATCCGGAAGTCATCGCTCAGAAACAGGAAGTGTTTGTCACGGTAGAATTGGCGGGAAATTATACGCGCGGAATGATGGTGGTAGACTGGAATGGACGACTTGGGAAATCTCCAAATATCGTGTTGGCTGCCGCATTGGACACGCAGAGAGCAAGGATACACTTTGAACGCATGTTAATCAGTTCTTCGGAACATACATAA
- the LOC128238915 gene encoding inosine-uridine preferring nucleoside hydrolase-like isoform X1, giving the protein MSDNGDAACHGEMKRKLIIDVDTGVDDAQAIMLALSQPEIDVLAITCVSGNVHLDLVCTNTLKVLAACGRLDIPVYRGADRALVGGNFRSTHCHGDDGLGDAETQVDISGFQIQKEHAVDTILRLVNQYPGEITLVTLAPLTNIALALRMDPSLGQKLAAVTIMGGNSQGRGNITLCGEFNFAVDPDAAYTVLHELNVPPTVVPWDANLCETTCYPWDWFDRWIETDTPKGHFMKAFVQTPAQRERETMPFYRSCDLNAMATVIDPEVIAQKQEVFVTVELAGNYTRGMMVVDWNGRLGKSPNIVLAAALDTQRARIHFERMLISSSEHT; this is encoded by the exons ATGAGTGATAATGGTGATGCTGCTTGTCAC GGAGAAATGAAGCGTAAGCTTATCATAGACGTCGACACGGGTGTGGACGACGCGCAAGCTATCATGTTGGCGCTCTCCCAACCGGAAATAGATGTTTTGGCCATCACGTGCGTTTCCGGAAATGTGCACTTGGACCTGGTGTGCACCAACACGCTCAAAGTCCTTGCCGCTTGTGGGCGTCTGGAT ATTCCTGTGTACCGAGGTGCTGATAGAGCGCTGGTCGGGGGGAACTTCCGGTCAACCCATTGCCATGGTGACGACGGTCTTGGAGACGCGGAAACTCAAGTGGACATTTCCGGATTCCAGATACAGAAGGAACATGCCGTCGACACCATACTTAGACTTGTTAACCAATACCCAG gTGAAATAACCCTGGTGACCCTCGCCCCATTAACCAACATCGCTCTTGCTTTGAGGATGGACCCCAGCCTTGGACAGAAATTGGCAGCAGTCACTATCATGGGCGGAAATAGCCAGG GGCGTGGTAACATAACGTTGTGCGGCGAATTCAACTTTGCGGTTGACCCAGACGCCGCATACACGGTTCTGCACGAGTTGAACGTGCCTCCCACTGTAGTGCCTTGGGATGCCAACTTGTGTGAGACCACATGTTACCCTTGG gattggTTTGATAGATGGATAGAGACGGACACCCCCAAGGGACACTTTATGAAAGCATTCGTCCAGACTCCAGCACAACGTGAACGCGAAACTATGCCGTTTTACCGGTCATGTGACCTCAATGCCATGGCAACTGTGATTGATCCGGAAGTCATCGCTCAGAAACAGGAAGTGTTTGTCACGGTAGAATTGGCGGGAAATTATACGCGCGGAATGATGGTGGTAGACTGGAATGGACGACTTGGGAAATCTCCAAATATCGTGTTGGCTGCCGCATTGGACACGCAGAGAGCAAGGATACACTTTGAACGCATGTTAATCAGTTCTTCGGAACATACATAA
- the LOC128238915 gene encoding inosine-uridine preferring nucleoside hydrolase-like isoform X3, which yields MFKGEMKRKLIIDVDTGVDDAQAIMLALSQPEIDVLAITCVSGNVHLDLVCTNTLKVLAACGRLDIPVYRGADRALVGGNFRSTHCHGDDGLGDAETQVDISGFQIQKEHAVDTILRLVNQYPGEITLVTLAPLTNIALALRMDPSLGQKLAAVTIMGGNSQGRGNITLCGEFNFAVDPDAAYTVLHELNVPPTVVPWDANLCETTCYPWDWFDRWIETDTPKGHFMKAFVQTPAQRERETMPFYRSCDLNAMATVIDPEVIAQKQEVFVTVELAGNYTRGMMVVDWNGRLGKSPNIVLAAALDTQRARIHFERMLISSSEHT from the exons ATGTTCAAG GGAGAAATGAAGCGTAAGCTTATCATAGACGTCGACACGGGTGTGGACGACGCGCAAGCTATCATGTTGGCGCTCTCCCAACCGGAAATAGATGTTTTGGCCATCACGTGCGTTTCCGGAAATGTGCACTTGGACCTGGTGTGCACCAACACGCTCAAAGTCCTTGCCGCTTGTGGGCGTCTGGAT ATTCCTGTGTACCGAGGTGCTGATAGAGCGCTGGTCGGGGGGAACTTCCGGTCAACCCATTGCCATGGTGACGACGGTCTTGGAGACGCGGAAACTCAAGTGGACATTTCCGGATTCCAGATACAGAAGGAACATGCCGTCGACACCATACTTAGACTTGTTAACCAATACCCAG gTGAAATAACCCTGGTGACCCTCGCCCCATTAACCAACATCGCTCTTGCTTTGAGGATGGACCCCAGCCTTGGACAGAAATTGGCAGCAGTCACTATCATGGGCGGAAATAGCCAGG GGCGTGGTAACATAACGTTGTGCGGCGAATTCAACTTTGCGGTTGACCCAGACGCCGCATACACGGTTCTGCACGAGTTGAACGTGCCTCCCACTGTAGTGCCTTGGGATGCCAACTTGTGTGAGACCACATGTTACCCTTGG gattggTTTGATAGATGGATAGAGACGGACACCCCCAAGGGACACTTTATGAAAGCATTCGTCCAGACTCCAGCACAACGTGAACGCGAAACTATGCCGTTTTACCGGTCATGTGACCTCAATGCCATGGCAACTGTGATTGATCCGGAAGTCATCGCTCAGAAACAGGAAGTGTTTGTCACGGTAGAATTGGCGGGAAATTATACGCGCGGAATGATGGTGGTAGACTGGAATGGACGACTTGGGAAATCTCCAAATATCGTGTTGGCTGCCGCATTGGACACGCAGAGAGCAAGGATACACTTTGAACGCATGTTAATCAGTTCTTCGGAACATACATAA
- the LOC128238460 gene encoding TIP41-like protein gives MASSNVHGPARPRAGPITTQFQFGPWTLTAVKSHILESEGTARERFEGQLDLPQVPEMVFAENVLRIQHTEGYGVEFNALDALRRVDPHHDHFKVAVSQAWKEARSECEHIQDVVKPFDWTFTTDYKGTIIGDQIQVETTSERIDLEKLKVREKIHFYEDIVLFEDELSDNGTSMMSVKIRVMPSSFFILLRQFMRVDNVIVRVLDTRLYLEAEQNYMLREHSCREKNIQDLKVPAHVITDPNELAQILPVSKEMNEKLVFPSTGGTKEETDSAVR, from the exons ATGGCTTCCTCTAATGTACATGGGCCAGCAAGGCCAAGAGCAGGACCAATTACAACGCAGTTCCAATTTGGGCCGTGGACACTGACCGCAGTAAAATCTCACATTCTTGAGTCAGAGGGAACTGCTAGGGAAAG GTTTGAGGGACAACTAGACCTCCCCCAAGTGCCAGAGATGGTATTTGCAGAGAATGTTTTACGTATACAGCACACAGAAGGATATGGCGTGGAGTTCAATGCGTTAGATGCCCTACGCCGTGTTGATCCACATCATGATCACTTTAAGGTGGCTGTCTCCCAGGCATGGAAAGAGGCAAG gtctGAGTGCGAGCATATACAAGATGTGGTTAAACCATTTGACTGGACATTTACTACAGACTACAAAGGAACAATAATTGGTGATCAAATACAG GTGGAGACAACATCAGAAAGGATTGACCTTGAGAAGTTGAAGGTCAGGGAGAAGATACACTTCTATGAGGACATTGTGTTGTTTGAAGATGAATTGTCAGATAATGGCACATCTATGATGAGCGTGAAAATA AGAGTGATGCCATCAAGTTTCTTCATTCTTCTGCGACAATTTATGAGGGTGGACAATGTCATTGTCAGAGTGCTGGACACAAGACTTTATCTTGAG gCAGAACAAAATTACATGCTACGAGAACACAGCTGTAgggaaaaaaacatacaagacCTCAAG GTTCCTGCACATGTGATAACAGATCCAAATGAACTAGCTCAAATACTTCCAGTGAGTAaggaaatgaatgaaaagtTGGTGTTTCCTTCTACTGGAGGTACAAAAGAAGAGACTGACAGTGCTGTGAGGTAG
- the LOC128238915 gene encoding inosine-uridine preferring nucleoside hydrolase-like isoform X4 → MKRKLIIDVDTGVDDAQAIMLALSQPEIDVLAITCVSGNVHLDLVCTNTLKVLAACGRLDIPVYRGADRALVGGNFRSTHCHGDDGLGDAETQVDISGFQIQKEHAVDTILRLVNQYPGEITLVTLAPLTNIALALRMDPSLGQKLAAVTIMGGNSQGRGNITLCGEFNFAVDPDAAYTVLHELNVPPTVVPWDANLCETTCYPWDWFDRWIETDTPKGHFMKAFVQTPAQRERETMPFYRSCDLNAMATVIDPEVIAQKQEVFVTVELAGNYTRGMMVVDWNGRLGKSPNIVLAAALDTQRARIHFERMLISSSEHT, encoded by the exons ATGAAGCGTAAGCTTATCATAGACGTCGACACGGGTGTGGACGACGCGCAAGCTATCATGTTGGCGCTCTCCCAACCGGAAATAGATGTTTTGGCCATCACGTGCGTTTCCGGAAATGTGCACTTGGACCTGGTGTGCACCAACACGCTCAAAGTCCTTGCCGCTTGTGGGCGTCTGGAT ATTCCTGTGTACCGAGGTGCTGATAGAGCGCTGGTCGGGGGGAACTTCCGGTCAACCCATTGCCATGGTGACGACGGTCTTGGAGACGCGGAAACTCAAGTGGACATTTCCGGATTCCAGATACAGAAGGAACATGCCGTCGACACCATACTTAGACTTGTTAACCAATACCCAG gTGAAATAACCCTGGTGACCCTCGCCCCATTAACCAACATCGCTCTTGCTTTGAGGATGGACCCCAGCCTTGGACAGAAATTGGCAGCAGTCACTATCATGGGCGGAAATAGCCAGG GGCGTGGTAACATAACGTTGTGCGGCGAATTCAACTTTGCGGTTGACCCAGACGCCGCATACACGGTTCTGCACGAGTTGAACGTGCCTCCCACTGTAGTGCCTTGGGATGCCAACTTGTGTGAGACCACATGTTACCCTTGG gattggTTTGATAGATGGATAGAGACGGACACCCCCAAGGGACACTTTATGAAAGCATTCGTCCAGACTCCAGCACAACGTGAACGCGAAACTATGCCGTTTTACCGGTCATGTGACCTCAATGCCATGGCAACTGTGATTGATCCGGAAGTCATCGCTCAGAAACAGGAAGTGTTTGTCACGGTAGAATTGGCGGGAAATTATACGCGCGGAATGATGGTGGTAGACTGGAATGGACGACTTGGGAAATCTCCAAATATCGTGTTGGCTGCCGCATTGGACACGCAGAGAGCAAGGATACACTTTGAACGCATGTTAATCAGTTCTTCGGAACATACATAA